A region from the Halomarina litorea genome encodes:
- the tuf gene encoding translation elongation factor EF-1 subunit alpha, giving the protein MSDKPHQNLAVIGHVDHGKSTMVGRLLFETGSVPEHVIEQYREEAEEKGKGGFEFAYVMDNLAEERERGVTIDIAHQEFDTDSYYFTIVDCPGHRDFVKNMITGASQADNAVLVVAADDGVAPQTQEHVFLARTLGIGELIIAVNKMDLVDYDEDKYKNVKEEVTKLLKQVRFRSEDATFVPTSAFEGDNVSERSENTSWYDGPTLLDALNDLPEPQVPTDAPLRLPIQDVYTISGIGTVPVGRVETGTLETGMNVSFQPSDVGGEVKTVEMHHEEVPKAEPGDNVGFNVRGIGKDDIRRGDVCGPADDPPSVAETFQAQVVVMQHPSVITAGYTPVFHAHTAQVACTIESIDKKLDPASGEVAEENPDFIQSGDAAVVTVRPQKPISIEPSSEIPELGSFAIRDMGQTIAAGKVLSVNER; this is encoded by the coding sequence ATGAGCGACAAACCGCACCAGAACCTGGCCGTCATCGGCCACGTCGACCACGGGAAGAGTACGATGGTCGGGCGACTGCTGTTCGAGACCGGCAGCGTCCCCGAGCACGTCATCGAGCAGTACCGAGAGGAGGCAGAGGAGAAGGGCAAGGGTGGCTTCGAGTTCGCCTACGTCATGGACAACCTCGCAGAGGAGCGCGAGCGCGGGGTAACCATCGACATCGCCCACCAGGAGTTCGACACCGACTCCTACTACTTCACCATCGTGGACTGCCCCGGGCACCGCGACTTCGTGAAGAACATGATCACGGGCGCGTCGCAGGCGGACAACGCCGTCCTCGTCGTCGCGGCAGACGACGGCGTCGCCCCCCAGACCCAGGAGCACGTCTTCCTCGCCCGTACCCTCGGTATCGGCGAACTCATCATCGCGGTCAACAAGATGGACCTCGTCGACTACGACGAGGACAAGTACAAGAACGTCAAGGAGGAGGTCACGAAGCTCCTCAAGCAGGTCCGCTTCCGCTCCGAGGACGCCACGTTCGTCCCCACCTCGGCGTTCGAGGGCGACAACGTCTCCGAGCGCTCGGAGAACACGTCGTGGTACGACGGCCCGACGCTCCTGGACGCCCTCAACGACCTCCCCGAGCCGCAGGTCCCGACGGACGCGCCCCTGCGCCTCCCGATTCAGGACGTCTACACCATCTCGGGCATCGGTACGGTCCCGGTCGGCCGTGTCGAGACCGGTACCCTCGAGACCGGCATGAACGTCTCGTTCCAGCCGTCGGACGTCGGCGGCGAGGTCAAGACGGTCGAGATGCACCACGAGGAGGTCCCGAAGGCGGAACCCGGTGACAACGTCGGGTTCAACGTCCGCGGCATCGGCAAGGACGACATCCGCCGCGGTGACGTCTGTGGGCCCGCCGACGACCCGCCGAGCGTCGCCGAGACGTTCCAGGCGCAGGTCGTCGTCATGCAGCACCCCTCGGTCATCACCGCTGGCTACACGCCGGTCTTCCACGCCCACACGGCGCAGGTCGCGTGTACCATCGAGTCCATCGACAAGAAGCTGGACCCCGCCTCGGGCGAGGTCGCAGAGGAGAACCCGGACTTCATCCAGTCGGGCGACGCCGCCGTCGTGACGGTCCGCCCGCAGAAGCCCATCAGCATCGAGCCGTCGAGCGAGATCCCCGAACTCGGGAGCTTCGCCATCCGCGACATGGGCCAGACCATCGCCGCCGGGAAGGTCCTGAGCGTCAACGAGCGATAA
- the rpsJ gene encoding 30S ribosomal protein S10, protein MQQARVRLAGTSPDDLDNICADVREIADKTGVALSGPVPLPTKHLEVPTRKSPDGEGTATWEHWEMRVHKRLIDIDADERALRQLMRIQVPNDVSIEIVLED, encoded by the coding sequence ATGCAGCAGGCACGCGTCCGTCTCGCGGGAACCAGCCCCGACGACCTCGACAACATCTGCGCCGACGTCCGCGAAATCGCGGACAAGACCGGCGTCGCGCTCTCGGGGCCCGTCCCGCTGCCCACGAAGCACCTCGAGGTTCCCACCCGCAAGTCGCCCGACGGCGAGGGCACGGCGACGTGGGAACACTGGGAGATGCGCGTCCACAAGCGCCTCATCGACATCGACGCTGACGAACGGGCGCTCCGCCAGCTGATGCGGATTCAGGTGCCGAACGACGTCAGCATCGAGATCGTCCTCGAGGACTGA
- a CDS encoding ABC transporter ATP-binding protein — protein MAEPVLELVDVNAYYGNSHVLFDLSMEVNENEIVALLGRNGAGKTTTLRSITGTIPRRDGVINYRGTNIIDTSVDGISNMGLKLVPEERRIFPTLTVHENLMVAHDACKNPRDVEEMYEIFEPLDDHRQNKGRNLSGGEQQMLSVARALVQDPDILMLDEPTEGLAPVIVQDLKEVLADVVKEDVTVVLTEQNVAFSLELAERAYIVEKGSMVYEGHIEELRERDDLLEEYLSVSTADGDSESEGGTAAEESV, from the coding sequence ATGGCGGAACCCGTCCTCGAACTGGTCGACGTCAACGCCTACTACGGCAACAGCCACGTCCTGTTCGACCTCTCGATGGAGGTCAACGAGAACGAGATCGTCGCCCTCCTCGGGCGCAACGGCGCAGGCAAGACCACCACCCTGCGGTCCATCACCGGCACCATCCCGCGACGCGATGGCGTCATCAACTACCGGGGGACGAACATCATCGACACCTCGGTCGACGGCATCAGCAACATGGGGCTGAAACTCGTCCCCGAGGAGCGACGCATCTTCCCGACGCTCACCGTCCACGAGAACCTGATGGTCGCCCACGACGCCTGCAAGAACCCGCGCGACGTCGAGGAGATGTACGAGATATTCGAACCGCTGGACGACCACCGACAGAACAAGGGCCGGAACCTCTCGGGCGGCGAGCAACAGATGCTCTCGGTGGCCCGCGCGCTGGTACAGGACCCGGACATCCTGATGCTCGACGAACCGACGGAGGGTCTCGCACCGGTCATCGTCCAGGACCTGAAGGAGGTGCTCGCCGACGTCGTCAAGGAGGACGTCACGGTGGTCCTCACCGAGCAGAACGTGGCGTTCTCGCTCGAACTCGCCGAGCGCGCCTACATCGTCGAGAAGGGATCGATGGTGTACGAGGGGCACATCGAGGAGCTCCGCGAGCGCGACGACTTGTTGGAGGAGTACCTCTCCGTCTCGACGGCCGACGGGGACTCGGAGTCCGAGGGCGGCACGGCCGCCGAGGAGTCCGTCTGA
- a CDS encoding ABC transporter ATP-binding protein, with amino-acid sequence MTTVLRTDGLTKAFGRLVATDDVNVRIDSEEVTSIIGPNGAGKTTFYNLLSGQLKPTEGTVRLRPRPGAEDVETDDEGLMDVTGMEPYKISRLGLSRAYQINNVFEGLSVIDNIRIARIALENRTMDFTSNARKDEELTEHAWEVIELARLEEVAETECSNLSHGDTRKVEIALSLGIDPSVVLLDEPTAGMNATETRKMVDLVRRLNEETDTTFVLTEHDMEVVLGISDRILVLDNGSLIAQGAPEEVMADERVKEAYLGGDE; translated from the coding sequence GTGACGACTGTCCTCCGGACCGACGGGCTGACCAAGGCGTTCGGTCGCCTCGTCGCCACCGACGACGTGAACGTCCGCATCGACTCGGAGGAGGTCACGAGCATTATCGGCCCCAACGGCGCCGGGAAGACGACGTTCTACAACCTGCTGTCGGGGCAGTTGAAGCCCACCGAGGGCACCGTCCGACTCCGCCCCCGACCGGGCGCGGAGGACGTGGAGACCGACGACGAGGGACTGATGGACGTCACGGGGATGGAACCCTACAAGATCAGCCGTCTCGGGCTCTCGCGGGCCTACCAGATCAACAACGTCTTCGAGGGGCTGTCGGTCATCGACAACATCCGCATCGCGCGCATCGCCCTCGAGAACCGGACGATGGACTTCACCTCGAACGCCCGCAAGGACGAGGAACTCACGGAACACGCCTGGGAGGTCATCGAACTGGCCCGACTGGAGGAGGTCGCGGAGACGGAGTGTTCGAACCTCTCGCACGGCGACACCCGGAAGGTCGAAATCGCCCTCTCGCTCGGCATCGACCCCTCCGTCGTCCTGCTGGACGAACCCACGGCGGGGATGAACGCGACGGAGACGCGCAAGATGGTCGACCTCGTCCGCCGCCTGAACGAGGAGACCGACACCACCTTCGTGCTGACCGAACACGACATGGAGGTCGTCCTCGGTATCTCGGATCGCATCCTCGTCCTCGACAACGGGTCGCTCATCGCGCAGGGCGCCCCCGAGGAGGTGATGGCCGACGAACGTGTCAAGGAGGCCTACCTCGGAGGTGACGAGTGA
- a CDS encoding branched-chain amino acid ABC transporter permease, which translates to MVSPDLLVAQIDTSLLANQIIAGISIGSWLFLVAVGLSLIFGVLDVLNFTHGVLFMIGAYVAVLAANTVGNFWLGIVAAGLVVGVVGAALEMGFIRRVYDREPLDQLLLTFAFVLMLTDVVRIVFGTGQKSINPPAVFDFSIRFADRVAVGGYRLFVIVMALLIMGLLFLVLDRTNIGRVTRATSSDRDMASLLGINVPRLYTGVFFAGCVLAGIGGALVAPLQSVTPSLGDQVIINAFVVAVIGGLGSFLGAFVGAMVIGLLIAVGSLVAPGAGELFPFVAMIIVLVLRPEGLFGGAEA; encoded by the coding sequence ATGGTAAGTCCTGACTTGCTCGTGGCGCAGATCGACACGAGCCTGCTGGCGAATCAGATCATCGCCGGGATCAGCATCGGCAGTTGGCTGTTCCTCGTCGCGGTCGGTCTGAGTCTCATCTTCGGCGTGCTCGACGTGCTCAACTTCACGCACGGCGTGCTCTTCATGATCGGCGCGTACGTGGCCGTCCTCGCGGCCAACACCGTCGGGAACTTCTGGCTCGGCATCGTCGCCGCCGGGCTGGTCGTGGGAGTCGTCGGGGCCGCCCTCGAGATGGGGTTCATCCGGCGGGTGTACGACCGCGAACCGCTCGACCAGCTGCTGTTGACCTTCGCGTTCGTCCTGATGCTCACCGACGTGGTGCGCATCGTCTTCGGGACGGGCCAGAAGTCCATCAACCCGCCCGCAGTGTTCGACTTCAGCATCCGGTTCGCCGACCGGGTCGCCGTCGGCGGCTATCGCCTGTTCGTCATCGTGATGGCCCTCCTCATCATGGGCCTCCTGTTTCTCGTCCTCGACCGGACGAACATCGGGCGTGTCACCCGCGCCACGTCGTCGGACCGCGACATGGCCTCCCTGCTCGGCATCAACGTCCCGCGTCTCTACACGGGCGTCTTCTTCGCCGGCTGTGTCCTCGCGGGCATCGGCGGCGCCCTGGTCGCGCCGCTCCAGTCGGTCACGCCGTCGCTCGGCGACCAGGTCATCATCAACGCCTTCGTCGTGGCCGTCATCGGCGGCCTCGGGTCGTTCCTCGGCGCGTTCGTCGGCGCGATGGTCATCGGCCTGCTCATCGCGGTGGGGAGTCTCGTCGCTCCCGGTGCCGGCGAACTGTTCCCGTTCGTGGCGATGATCATCGTCCTCGTGCTCCGTCCCGAGGGCCTCTTCGGGGGTGCCGAGGCGTGA
- a CDS encoding ABC transporter substrate-binding protein, giving the protein MTRRRKYDRQSGSNDGRGVNRRRFLAGIGAGATATSLAGCLGGGGGGGGGGGNGSGGGSGDSVKIGAVFLLSGLAEALGQASRAGAELGVQHVNENGGINGQDVEIVFRDHDSNGAAGPITSLVQEENVDVLIGLTSSGATLQAAPTMEQLGVPMTLTDIGTPWITEFDEEKYGDEKAAGIPNLFRTNANTTINTYAMAKYAVEELDVTRVANIGPDYAYGTQTWDYFKAFADALGGEFEYVESVFPTLGASDMTPQINQVLAANPDLVFTSFWAGDAVTFVQQATEQGLFDQVDDVFDTLGADPTVFEALGTTMPEGVHYSSWYWHSAYDNQENQDFVQAYKDANGGSLPSFTGPTTFSAIQIYKKAIEAAGSTEPDAIISEMEGMSHTGPRGEWTLDADSHQASAPTIIGETSKDDDVPYEGVGLKPVQSVSLDKQEAYDLLKGTDLPPGM; this is encoded by the coding sequence ATGACACGCAGACGGAAGTACGACAGGCAGTCGGGTAGCAACGACGGGCGCGGTGTGAACCGGCGACGCTTCCTCGCCGGTATCGGGGCGGGTGCCACGGCGACATCGCTCGCGGGCTGTCTCGGCGGCGGTGGCGGTGGCGGTGGTGGCGGTGGCAACGGGAGCGGTGGCGGCAGCGGCGACTCCGTCAAGATCGGGGCCGTGTTCCTGCTGTCCGGACTGGCGGAGGCGCTCGGTCAGGCCTCCCGGGCGGGTGCAGAACTGGGCGTCCAGCACGTCAACGAGAACGGCGGCATCAACGGGCAGGACGTGGAGATCGTCTTCCGCGACCACGACAGCAACGGGGCCGCCGGTCCCATTACCAGCCTCGTTCAGGAGGAGAACGTCGACGTCCTCATCGGGCTGACCTCCTCCGGGGCGACGTTACAGGCCGCGCCCACGATGGAGCAACTCGGCGTGCCGATGACGCTGACGGACATCGGCACGCCGTGGATCACGGAGTTCGACGAGGAGAAGTACGGCGACGAGAAGGCCGCCGGCATCCCGAACCTCTTCCGGACGAACGCCAACACGACCATCAACACCTACGCGATGGCGAAGTACGCCGTCGAGGAACTCGACGTCACGCGAGTCGCCAACATCGGCCCCGACTACGCCTACGGGACCCAGACGTGGGACTACTTCAAGGCGTTCGCCGACGCCCTCGGCGGCGAGTTCGAGTACGTCGAGTCGGTGTTCCCCACGCTCGGGGCCAGCGACATGACCCCCCAGATCAACCAGGTCCTCGCGGCGAACCCCGACCTCGTGTTCACCTCGTTCTGGGCGGGTGACGCCGTCACGTTCGTCCAGCAGGCGACCGAACAGGGCCTGTTCGACCAGGTCGACGACGTCTTCGACACGCTCGGGGCGGACCCAACGGTGTTCGAGGCGCTCGGGACCACGATGCCGGAGGGCGTCCACTACTCCTCGTGGTACTGGCACTCCGCCTACGACAACCAGGAGAACCAGGACTTCGTGCAGGCGTACAAGGATGCCAACGGCGGGTCCCTCCCCTCGTTCACCGGACCGACGACGTTCTCGGCCATCCAGATCTACAAGAAGGCCATCGAGGCGGCGGGGAGCACGGAACCCGACGCCATCATCTCCGAGATGGAGGGCATGAGCCACACCGGGCCGCGCGGCGAGTGGACGCTCGACGCCGACAGCCACCAGGCGAGCGCCCCGACTATCATCGGCGAGACGAGCAAGGACGACGACGTGCCCTACGAGGGCGTCGGCCTCAAGCCCGTCCAGTCGGTGTCGCTCGACAAGCAGGAGGCGTACGACCTCCTCAAGGGAACCGATCTGCCACCGGGAATGTGA
- a CDS encoding branched-chain amino acid ABC transporter permease — MSYGVRERLLTGERSNVLIVAFAALLVVAPFLVGPFQMRLLMESLVFAVFALAFNLLYGYTGLLSFGHAMFIAVSGYTLARFITLGAPALGFEGLFGGASVLVAFLVAVVLGVLAATILAVGIGYLSVQLEEIYFAMITLSFSMAIYAIANQDIGGLTNGSDGISFILGEVNLFGFEFFLYNLSDPIVYYFLVLVMFAGATYALWRIVNSPFGMVCKAIRENPGRTEALGVNDTRHKWMTFIISGAFSGLAGAFLIPIQTGIGPSFAYWTFSAEPVIMTVIGGPYSFVGPIVGSFVYEYLRWAVDQYPFLADHWQFAFGFVLLLVVLFFDNGVAGGIDWVRERAFGDGASSSDD, encoded by the coding sequence ATGAGCTACGGAGTCCGCGAGCGCCTCCTCACCGGCGAGCGCTCGAACGTGTTGATCGTCGCCTTCGCGGCGTTGCTGGTAGTGGCACCGTTCCTCGTCGGGCCGTTCCAGATGCGCCTCCTGATGGAGTCGCTCGTGTTCGCCGTCTTCGCGCTGGCGTTCAACCTGCTGTACGGCTACACCGGCCTGCTGTCGTTCGGACACGCGATGTTCATCGCCGTCTCCGGCTACACCCTCGCGCGGTTCATCACGCTCGGCGCGCCGGCGCTGGGCTTCGAGGGCCTCTTCGGCGGTGCGTCGGTGCTGGTGGCGTTTCTGGTCGCCGTCGTCCTCGGCGTCCTCGCCGCGACGATACTCGCCGTCGGCATCGGCTACCTGAGCGTCCAGCTAGAGGAGATCTACTTCGCCATGATCACCCTGTCGTTCAGCATGGCCATCTACGCCATCGCGAACCAGGACATCGGCGGGTTGACCAACGGGAGCGACGGCATCTCCTTCATCCTCGGCGAGGTGAACCTGTTCGGATTCGAGTTCTTCCTCTACAACCTCAGCGACCCCATTGTCTACTACTTCCTCGTCCTCGTGATGTTCGCCGGGGCGACGTACGCGCTCTGGCGCATCGTCAACTCCCCGTTCGGCATGGTCTGTAAGGCCATCCGGGAGAACCCCGGGCGGACCGAGGCGCTGGGCGTGAACGACACGCGCCACAAGTGGATGACGTTCATCATCTCGGGGGCCTTCTCCGGCCTCGCGGGGGCGTTCCTCATCCCCATCCAGACCGGCATCGGGCCGAGTTTCGCCTACTGGACGTTCTCCGCCGAACCGGTCATCATGACCGTCATCGGCGGGCCGTACTCGTTCGTCGGTCCCATCGTGGGGTCGTTCGTCTACGAGTACCTGCGCTGGGCGGTCGACCAGTACCCGTTCCTGGCCGACCACTGGCAGTTCGCCTTCGGGTTCGTCCTGTTGCTCGTGGTGCTGTTCTTCGACAACGGCGTCGCGGGCGGCATCGACTGGGTGCGCGAGCGGGCGTTCGGCGACGGCGCGTCGTCGAGCGACGACTGA
- a CDS encoding enoyl-CoA hydratase/isomerase family protein — protein MIRYDLDDRTAWVTLDRPEKKNALDLQGWRDLAAALDRAAEEACVAVLAGAGDAFCAGDDIATLAALDTEADVRALADCLAEGLYGVETCGVPVVAAVDGLAYGGGFELVAAADLAVASEAATFALPETRIGAFPPYAVSRIGALCGKKRLLELALTGDPIDADTAHDWGLVNRVVPDEDLPGAVADLVDSITASPAPATRLAKEYATLALSQHGERDRVHGGFARVATSEACRDAARAFLDR, from the coding sequence GTGATTCGCTACGACCTCGACGACCGGACGGCGTGGGTGACCCTCGACCGCCCTGAGAAGAAGAACGCCCTCGACCTGCAGGGCTGGCGTGACCTCGCCGCCGCCCTCGACCGGGCGGCCGAGGAGGCGTGCGTCGCCGTCCTCGCCGGAGCGGGCGACGCCTTCTGTGCCGGGGACGACATCGCGACGCTCGCCGCCCTCGACACCGAGGCGGACGTGCGCGCTCTCGCCGACTGCCTCGCAGAGGGGCTGTACGGCGTGGAAACCTGTGGAGTACCAGTCGTCGCCGCCGTCGACGGTCTCGCCTACGGGGGTGGGTTCGAACTCGTCGCGGCCGCCGACCTCGCCGTCGCGAGCGAGGCCGCCACGTTCGCCCTCCCCGAGACGCGCATCGGCGCGTTCCCGCCGTACGCGGTGAGCCGAATCGGCGCGCTCTGCGGGAAGAAGCGCCTGCTCGAACTCGCCCTCACCGGCGACCCCATCGACGCCGACACCGCCCACGACTGGGGGCTGGTCAACCGCGTCGTCCCGGACGAGGACCTCCCGGGGGCCGTCGCGGACCTCGTCGACAGCATCACGGCGTCGCCCGCCCCCGCGACCCGACTGGCGAAGGAGTACGCCACCCTCGCCCTCTCACAGCACGGCGAACGCGACCGGGTCCACGGCGGGTTCGCCCGCGTGGCGACCAGCGAGGCCTGCCGGGACGCAGCGCGGGCGTTCCTCGACCGCTGA
- a CDS encoding DUF7537 family lipoprotein, with the protein MRALAVVALAFVLALAGCGGVDAPAGTEGTVTPAAVPDDPVEEHAGSLAPGMTREGVFDPERLTDAHAAVLATTSYTVQRREMRTYRNGTVRSRYESTVQVSAGGDRFRYALEQADYRGAEERVRSIDRWMADGRGFERRESGGVSYRRLSNPDAVLPERATNRLGLTRILLVVDLHVTGTTRTPDGATLYHLGVEGGPEDLPPLREVSFEAVVREDGVVRSYDLTYLVEREGTTVRVTVQVAFGALGETQATRPLWHDEAVEALSADGTPPGPSPTDSSPTAAPSEASPPRAHPRSDSTGRSLAAFHAG; encoded by the coding sequence ATGCGCGCGCTCGCGGTGGTAGCACTCGCGTTCGTCCTCGCGCTCGCGGGGTGTGGCGGCGTGGACGCGCCCGCGGGTACCGAGGGGACGGTGACGCCCGCGGCGGTGCCCGACGACCCCGTCGAGGAACACGCCGGGTCGCTCGCCCCCGGGATGACGCGCGAGGGTGTCTTCGACCCGGAGCGGCTGACCGACGCCCACGCCGCCGTCCTCGCGACCACCTCCTACACCGTCCAGCGCCGGGAGATGCGGACCTACCGCAACGGAACGGTCCGCTCGCGCTACGAGAGCACCGTCCAGGTCTCGGCCGGCGGCGACCGGTTTCGCTACGCCCTCGAACAGGCCGACTACCGCGGGGCCGAAGAGCGGGTCCGCAGCATCGACCGGTGGATGGCCGACGGGCGGGGGTTCGAACGACGCGAGAGCGGCGGGGTCAGCTACCGGCGACTCTCGAACCCCGACGCCGTCCTCCCCGAGCGCGCGACGAACCGACTCGGCCTGACGCGCATCCTCCTCGTCGTCGACCTCCACGTGACGGGGACGACGCGGACGCCCGACGGGGCGACCCTCTACCACCTCGGCGTCGAGGGGGGTCCCGAGGACCTCCCGCCGCTTCGGGAGGTGTCGTTCGAGGCCGTCGTGCGCGAGGACGGGGTGGTCCGGTCGTACGACCTCACCTACCTCGTCGAGCGGGAGGGGACGACGGTCCGGGTGACGGTTCAGGTCGCCTTCGGAGCGCTGGGGGAGACGCAGGCGACTCGACCGCTGTGGCACGACGAGGCCGTCGAGGCGCTGTCCGCGGACGGGACGCCGCCCGGCCCCTCGCCGACCGACTCCTCGCCGACCGCCGCCCCATCGGAGGCGTCACCGCCCCGCGCTCACCCGCGGAGCGACTCGACGGGGCGTTCGCTGGCGGCCTTCCACGCCGGATAG
- a CDS encoding ABC transporter permease, whose translation MTRFPALLLARRNLSRNRLRSTLAALGIVIGVLAIATLGILGNVLQLSAANELGGIGNQVIVSPNADAGVDSLTSRDVQEIRRAAEGRGTVVPLITDGAVVSNGGRQTFAQLYGTDDPRALFAASDGHLPARHRQGAIVGASVAERLRLQVGSAVEIEGNRYRVVAVLAESEEITPIQPDNAVVLPESEFVTDDYSQVVVQARSGEAASAVAREVRATLNARTDRVSVFELGSILETIGEFFALLNAFLVGLASISLVVAGVSIFNVMLMSTAERRQEIGVLRAVGVQKVDVLRTLLVEAALLGVAGGFVGALLSGLAAVGLALFIEQVGFDVVLVASNAYYLVGAFAFGVVVSLVSGLYPAWKAASERPVESLRG comes from the coding sequence ATGACGCGCTTTCCCGCCCTCCTGCTGGCGCGTCGCAACCTCTCGCGCAACCGCCTCCGGTCGACGCTGGCGGCGCTGGGCATCGTCATCGGCGTCCTCGCCATCGCCACCCTCGGCATCCTCGGGAACGTCCTCCAATTGAGCGCCGCGAACGAACTGGGGGGCATCGGCAATCAGGTCATCGTCTCGCCGAACGCCGACGCGGGCGTGGACTCGCTCACCTCGCGGGACGTCCAGGAGATACGCCGGGCCGCGGAGGGGCGGGGGACCGTCGTCCCCCTCATCACCGACGGCGCGGTGGTGTCGAACGGGGGCCGACAGACGTTCGCGCAACTGTACGGGACGGACGACCCGCGTGCGCTGTTCGCGGCCAGCGACGGCCACCTCCCGGCGCGCCACCGGCAGGGGGCCATCGTGGGCGCGAGCGTCGCCGAGCGACTCCGCCTGCAGGTGGGGAGCGCAGTCGAGATAGAGGGCAATCGCTACCGCGTCGTCGCCGTCCTCGCCGAGAGCGAGGAGATTACACCGATTCAGCCGGACAACGCCGTCGTCCTCCCGGAGAGCGAGTTCGTCACCGACGACTACTCGCAGGTGGTCGTGCAGGCGCGCTCGGGCGAGGCGGCGAGCGCCGTCGCCCGGGAGGTCAGGGCGACCCTCAACGCCCGCACTGACCGGGTGAGCGTCTTCGAACTGGGGTCGATACTGGAGACCATCGGGGAGTTTTTCGCCCTGCTCAACGCCTTCCTCGTCGGGCTGGCGTCCATCTCGCTCGTCGTCGCGGGCGTGAGCATCTTCAACGTCATGCTGATGAGCACCGCCGAGCGACGGCAGGAGATCGGCGTCCTCCGGGCGGTGGGTGTCCAGAAGGTCGACGTGTTGCGGACGTTGCTCGTGGAGGCGGCGTTGCTCGGCGTGGCGGGCGGGTTCGTCGGGGCGCTCCTCTCCGGCCTCGCCGCCGTCGGACTGGCTCTCTTCATCGAACAGGTGGGCTTCGACGTCGTCCTCGTGGCCTCGAACGCCTACTATCTCGTGGGCGCGTTCGCCTTCGGCGTCGTCGTGAGCCTCGTCAGCGGCCTCTATCCGGCGTGGAAGGCCGCCAGCGAACGCCCCGTCGAGTCGCTCCGCGGGTGA
- a CDS encoding ABC transporter ATP-binding protein, which yields MTPDAGGYAASDGADRTDDAPPVVELRGVTKRYESGSETVVALDSVDFTLRRGEFVACVGPSGSGKSTMLNVLGLLDVPTSGEQYLKGRDVTALTDAEQTDARKDAIGFVFQDFHLIPTLTATENVELPTLFDPDYDAGEYTRDLLIRVGLGERLDHTPNQLSGGQKQRVAIARSLVNRPDVLLADEPTGNLDRETGRTILEEFRRVCETGVSVVAVTHDELVTEYADRTVELVDGVVGGLGGEDGTPRTDESSEVGE from the coding sequence ATGACCCCTGACGCGGGGGGCTACGCGGCGAGCGACGGTGCGGACCGCACGGACGATGCACCACCCGTGGTCGAACTGCGCGGCGTCACCAAGCGCTACGAGAGCGGGAGCGAGACGGTGGTCGCTCTCGACAGCGTGGACTTCACGCTTCGGCGCGGGGAGTTCGTCGCGTGCGTCGGTCCCAGCGGGTCGGGGAAGTCCACGATGCTGAACGTCCTCGGCCTCCTCGACGTCCCCACCAGCGGCGAGCAGTACCTCAAGGGCCGGGATGTGACCGCGCTCACCGACGCCGAACAGACCGACGCCCGCAAGGACGCCATCGGGTTCGTCTTCCAGGACTTCCACCTCATCCCGACGCTGACCGCCACCGAGAACGTCGAACTCCCCACGCTGTTCGACCCCGACTACGACGCCGGCGAGTACACCCGTGACCTCCTCATCCGGGTCGGCCTCGGCGAGCGCCTCGACCACACCCCGAACCAGCTCTCGGGGGGCCAGAAACAGCGCGTGGCCATCGCCCGGTCGCTCGTCAACCGCCCGGACGTCCTGCTGGCGGACGAGCCGACGGGCAACCTCGACCGGGAGACGGGCCGGACGATTCTGGAGGAGTTCCGGCGGGTCTGCGAGACGGGCGTGAGCGTCGTCGCCGTCACGCACGACGAACTCGTCACGGAGTACGCCGACCGCACCGTCGAACTCGTCGACGGCGTCGTCGGGGGACTCGGCGGGGAGGACGGTACCCCCCGGACCGACGAGTCGAGTGAGGTCGGCGAATGA
- a CDS encoding transposase, with the protein MGDLGGIREGNDKGRHFNDKLHKMPFAKLLSYIEYKAHREGVVVVLVDEAYTSQTCNRCAERGVRNTQGRFWCPHCGLDDNADKNGATNIGKRVLGKFSKPLSDTGAVLARPETQVVVEPENSQDSVGLTLSEGTSRL; encoded by the coding sequence GTGGGCGACCTCGGCGGTATCCGTGAGGGCAACGACAAGGGACGGCATTTCAACGACAAACTCCACAAAATGCCGTTCGCCAAACTCCTGTCGTACATCGAGTACAAGGCCCACCGCGAAGGTGTCGTGGTGGTGTTGGTGGACGAAGCGTACACGTCTCAGACGTGCAATCGGTGCGCCGAGAGGGGTGTGCGGAACACGCAGGGCAGGTTCTGGTGTCCGCACTGTGGCTTGGACGACAACGCGGATAAAAACGGCGCAACGAACATCGGCAAACGAGTGTTGGGCAAGTTCTCGAAACCGCTGTCCGACACGGGGGCCGTACTGGCTCGGCCCGAAACTCAGGTCGTCGTTGAACCTGAGAACTCCCAAGATTCCGTGGGCCTAACCCTCAGTGAGGGAACCTCACGACTTTAG